The proteins below are encoded in one region of Penicillium psychrofluorescens genome assembly, chromosome: 4:
- a CDS encoding uncharacterized protein (ID:PFLUO_006849-T1.cds;~source:funannotate) yields the protein MASRSAAEEMERLQLSDEDTEELWNSPSKRGAHNPRSSDEKIPAAQPSHDAGDTLFDREEAREAALRNELQNVRHVNEVLEGLLSSLDRAKGNMETVSKTVTSASTLLNTWTRILSQTEHNQRLLLNPNWQGATQDVADIETEAIQRQQAAERREQALQQQREAAARKADEEERRRIAMGRTRGTTRGRVRGTGLGRTPSTSTSTSRTTAATRGSTTATRRPASGIARGGGVSRGRGKTS from the exons ATGGCTTCGCGCAgtgcggccgaggagatggagcgTCTCCAGTTGTCCGACGAAGACACCGAGGAGCTCTGGAACTCGCCGTCCAAACGGGGAGCCCACAATCCACGATCCTCCGATGAGAAGATACCAGCTGCCCAACCCTCGCACGATGCCGGCGACACCCTGTTTGACCGCGAAGAGGCACGAGAGGCAGCACTGCGAAACGAGCTGCAGAACGTGCGGCACGTCAATGAGGTGCTCGAGGGGCTCCTGAGCAGCTTGGATCGCGCTAAGGGAAACATGGAG ACGGTCTCGAAAACAGTCACATCGGCATCGACGCTCCTGAATACCTGGACACGGATCCTCTCGCAGACAGAACACAACCAACGtctcctcctcaaccccaactGGCAAGGCGCCACACAAGACGTCGCCGATATCGAAACGGAAGCGATCCAACGACAACAAGCCGCCGAACGGCGCGAACAGgccctccagcagcagcgagaggCGGCTGCCCGCAAggcggacgaagaagaacgacGACGCATCGCGATGGGCAGGACTCGAGGAACCACGCGTGGTCGGGTCCGGGGCACAGGTCTGGGGCGCACGCCCAGTACCAGTACGAGCACGTCGCGCACCACCGCTGCTACACGCGGGTCTACGACGGCGACCCGGCGGCCAGCCAGCGGGATTGCGCGCGGGGGTGGCGTTTCCCGCGGTCGGGGGAAGACCTCATGA
- a CDS encoding uncharacterized protein (ID:PFLUO_006851-T1.cds;~source:funannotate), whose protein sequence is MSSESEKKKQEEALGATTSDVESSYSHDAVFGEITAAGPNYRNVGWLGTAVLMMKTQIGLGVLSIPVAFDALGIIPGMICLIAIAGITTWSDYIIGVFKLRHREVYGIDDVGQMLFGKIGRIGFGIAFVLWWTFVAGSGMLGISIGLNAVSSHATCTAVFVAVSAIVTCILSSIQTLGRISWLAWVGLSCILTSILIVTIAVGIQNRPSAAPQAGVWVSDYKIIGSTTFVDATTALSTMVFAYAGTPAFFSIASEMRDPRHYGRSLIVCQSVVTGFYIVVGIVVYYYCGSYVSSPALGSAGPTMKKVSYGFALPGLLASTLIFIHLPAKYIFVRILQGSKHLTANTFVHWGSWLGCTIGIAVFAYIIASAIPVFGDLVSLVGALMGTPMCFHPMASMWLYDNWAQGKVLRTTRWTLMVGWCMFVILAGTFLMIGGTYGSIVSIIDSYKKSGGSAAWSCADNSVA, encoded by the exons ATGTCGTCGGAGTCtgagaaaaagaagcaagaagAGGCCCTAGGTGCCACCACATCTGATGTCGAAAGCTCCTACTCGCACGATGCAGTCTTCGGCGAGATCACAGCCGCGGGTCCCAATTATCGCAATGTCGGCTGGCTGGGCACAGCCgtgctgatgatgaagacccagatcggtctcggcgtcctctccatccccgtCGCGTTCGATGCGTTGGGTATCATCCCCGGCATGATCTGTCTCATCGCCATTGCGGGCATCACCACCTGGTCCGACTATATTATTGGTGTTTTCAAGCTGCGGCATCGCGAGGTGTATGGCATTGACGACGTGGGCCAGATGCTCTTTGGGAAAATTGGGAGAATTGGTTTCGGGATTGCTTTTGTTCTCT GGTGGACCTTCGTTGCGGGTTCGGGGATGCTCGGCATCAGTATCGGTCTGAATGCCGTATCGAGTCATGCCACTTGCACTGCCGTGTTTGTCGCCGTTTCGGCGATCGTCACCTGTATTCTGTCGAGTATTCAGACTCTGGGCCGCATCTCCTGGCTCGCGTGGGTCGGTTTATCATGCATCCTGACCTCCA TCCTCATCGTGACCATCGCCGTCGGTATCCAGAACCGTCCATCAGCCGCACCGCAAGCGGGCGTCTGGGTCTCCGACTACAAGATCATAGGCAGCACAACATTCGTTGATGCCACCACGGCCCTCTCCACTATGGTGTTCGCGTACGCCGGCACtccggccttcttctccatcgcgTCGGAGATGCGTGATCCCCGCCATTATGGCCGATCGCTCATCGTATGCCAGTCTGTCGTGACCGGTTTCTACATTGTAGTTGGAATCGTGGTCTACTATTACTGCGGGTCTTATGTGTCGTCTCCTGCTCTGGGCTCCGCGGGtccgacgatgaagaaagtCAGCTATGGCTTTGCGCTGCCGGGCTTGCTGGCTAGTACATTGATTTTCATCCAT CTGCCCGCAAAGTATATATTTGTCCGCATCCTCCAGGGCTCCAAGCATCTGACTGCCAACACCTTCGTCCACTGGGGATCCTGGCTCGGCTGCACCATCGGAATCGCCGTCTTCGCTTATATTATTGCCAGCGCCATTCCCGTGTTCGGGGATCTCGTCTCGCTCGTTGGTGCCTTGATGGGTACGCCGATGTGCTTCCATCCCATGGCCAGCATGTGGTTGTACGACAACTGGGCCCAGGGCAAGGTTCTGAGAACGACACGGTGGACTTTGATGGTCGGCTGGTGCATGTTCGTTATCTTGGCTGGCACTTTCTTGATGATCGGGGGCACGTATGGATCGATTGTCAGCATCATCGACAGCTATAAGAAGTCCGGGGGTTCGGCTGCTTGGTCGTGTGCTGATAATTCTGTTGCTTGA
- a CDS encoding uncharacterized protein (ID:PFLUO_006853-T1.cds;~source:funannotate) — MPGTVADGPSVSMSFANNFWGKDDAGLHPMLDRMHGSKVTSDELKVFYNVRAAIEDEYARKLQALCRKSLGSSETGSLRTSLDVVRGETEAIAKAHAAIATQMKGELEEPLATFSSGLKERRKIIQASIERLHKTKIQQTQAVNKSRDRYEQDCLRIKGYLAQGHMVMGQEERKNKAKLEKTQIQLASNSNEYEATVKTLEETTGRWNKEWKQACDKFQDLEEERLDFTKSSLWTYANIASTVCVSDDAACERIRLSLENCEVEKDIVYFIKERGTGQEIPDPPRFINFCKEDASDAGSEMGDDGYSVAQFQRTMNPAFRTSSPQPSAYESHNDSQSDLAAQMGHPATEKGAQQPAPLDLRRGGQLPPNYDPDQHGEINTIPHNAYPTDGMTMFCRAGPPSERSATSAYRPSSRDSQSEISNPTSMSSFEQGSALSSKSSPVKSPGSGLPSAGGDKQVQKKRSAFFSNSPFRRKSRHEKERPNISPSPARQSPIKGVPMINDGRVSGSPEPVDPRANFQLNVGNNVFDVASPDKSSPRKGAQPITGPEDDLDPIARALADLKTNGKQSTSRVSADRYHGIQTPISSAPSSAYGGGASGAPPPAYHDPSVKRLDAPQPAFTSKQMQKTTQRYTGQTQNMLRGGNGNPQDIPRARSPAPRRSASPQVTPRADTRTSQYSGGGGSPSPSSYQSNSMNGRYSQSPTPRRAQDPPYSPNDYKRGSPGGPNRAVSPQPQFRQQARPSSAGGMELQLSGNQVEMYGGGSREGYGSARQNGRPVSYYGDGSGAPPGRSRSRTLAVAESGRKFSRDGRPVLHFARAMYSYSAAIPEELGFTKGEVLAVLRLQDDGWWEAEGTSTRSRPGLVPSNYLQII, encoded by the exons ATGCCAGGAACGGTGGCTGATGGACCGAGTGTGTCCATGTCTT TTGCGAACAACTTCTGGGGCAAGGATGATGCCGGCCTTCATCCCATGCTTGATCGCATGCATGGATCTAAAGTCACTAGCGACGAACTGAAGGTTTTCTACAACG TCCGCGCTGCCATCGAAGATGAATACGCCAGGAAACTCCAAGCACTGTGTCGCAAGTCGCTTGGATCGTCTGAAACAGGATCGCTGCGCACTTCACTTGATGTAGTTCGCGGAGAAACCGAAGCTATTGCGAAAGCCCATGCGGCCATCGCGACTCAGATGAAGGGTGAATTGGAAGAGCCGCTTGCTACCTTTTCCAGCGGTCTCAAAGAAAGACGGAAGATCATCCAAGCGAGCATTGAGCGTCTGCACAAGACGAAAATACAACAGACACAGGCCGTGAACAAG TCTCGCGACCGCTATGAGCAGGATTGTCTTCGCATCAAGGGATATCTTGCGCAAGGCCACATGGTGATgggtcaagaagaacggaAGAATAAAGCAAAACTTGAGAAGACCCAGATCCAGCTGGCCTCGAACAGCAACGAGTATGAAGCTACGGTCAAGACCCTTGAGGAGACAACCGGACGTTGGAACAAAGAGTGGAAGCAGGCTTGTGAT AAATTCCAAGAtttggaagaagagcgtCTGGACTTCACAAAGAGCAGCCTCTGGACGTATGCGAACATTGCATCGACGGTCTGTGTCAGTGACGATGCTGCTTGCGAACGCATTCGCCTCTCGCTTGAGAACTgcgaggtggagaaggacatTGTGTACTTCATCAAGGAACGCGGAACTGGCCAAGAAATCCCCGATCCTCCCCGATTTATCAACTTCTGCAAAGAAGATGCAAGCGATGCTGGCTCAGAGATGGGAGATGACGGCTACTCCGTCGCTCAGTTCCAACGCACTATGAATCCTGCGTTCCGCACATCCTCCCCCCAGCCGTCTGCGTACGAGTCCCATAACGACTCTCAGTCCGATCTCGCGGCTCAAATGGGCCATCCTGCTACCGAGAAAGGGGCCCAGCAACCGGCGCCTCTCGATCTTCGCCGAGGCGGCCAACTTCCTCCAAACTATGACCCTGATCAGCATGGCGAGATCAACACGATTCCACATAATGCATACCCAACGGATGGTATGACTATGTTCTGTCGAGCTGGTCCGCCTTCGGAACGATCTGCAACCAGCGCGTATCGTCCATCCAGTCGCGATTCTCAGAGCGAAATCTCCAACCCGACCTCCATGTCGAGCTTTGAGCAAGGCAGTGCCCTCAGTTCAAAGTCTTCTCCTGTAAAATCTCCTGGCTCAGGGTTGCCAAGTGCCGGGGGCGATAAGCAAGTtcagaagaagagaagcgccTTTTTCAGCAACAGTCCTTTCCGCCGCAAGAGTCGCCATGAAAAGGAGAGACCTAACATTTCACCCTCACCAGCCAGACAGAGTCCGATCAAGGGAGTTCCCATGATTAATGACGGTCGCGTGTCTGGAAGCCCAGAGCCCGTAGATCCTCGTGCCAACTTCCAACTGAATGTTGGCAACAATGTCTTTGACGTTGCTTCGCCTGACAAGAGCTCCCCCAGGAAGGGAGCGCAACCGATCACGGGCCCTGAGGATGACCTTGACCCCATCGCTCGGGCTTTGGCCGACTTGAAGACCAATGGCAAGCAGTCGACCTCTCGTGTGTCGGCCGATAGATACCATGGCATTCAGACACCAATTTCGTCAGCCCCAAGCTCGGCCTATGGTGGAGGCGCGTCAGGCGCACCTCCTCCGGCGTATCATGACCCCTCCGTGAAGCGGCTTGATGCTCCTCAGCCGGCTTTTACCTCGAAACAGATGCAAAAGACGACCCAGCGATATACTGGCCAGACTCAGAATATGCTCCGAGGCGGGAACGGCAACCCTCAGGACATTCCCCGTGCGCGATCGCCAGCTCCAAGGCGCAGTGCCAGTCCCCAGGTCACTCCTCGCGCAGACACTCGAACGAGCCAGTACAGTGGTGGAGGGGGCAGCCCTAGCCCATCTTCATACCAGTCCAACAGCATGAACGGCCGCTACAGTCAGTCCCCAACGCCGCGTCGAGCCCAAGACCCGCCGTACTCGCCCAACGATTACAAGAGGGGATCGCCTGGTGGTCCTAACCGTGCTGTATCTCCTCAGCCCCAGTTCAGACAGCAGGCTCGTCCTTCCAGCGCCGGGGGCATGGAGCTGCAGTTGTCTGGCAACCAAGTTGAGATGTACGGTGGTGGCAGCCGTGAGGGATATGGCTCAGCTCGGCAAAACGGCCGGCCGGTATCTTACTATGGTGATGGCAGCGGTGCGCCGCCTGGCCGATCCAGGAGCCGCACCTTGGCTGTTGCCGAGTCAGGGAGGAAATTTAGCCGCGATGGACGACCAGTTCTCCACTTTGCTCGCGCAATGTACAGCTACTCTGCTGCCATTCCTGAGGAGCTCGGCTTCACCAAGGGTGAAGTACTGGCTGTTCTCCGCCTCCAGGATGACGGGTGGTGGGAAGCCGAAGGCACCAGCACCCGTTCCCGCCCCGGTCTGGTGCCGAGCAACTACCTGCAGATCATCTAG
- a CDS encoding uncharacterized protein (ID:PFLUO_006848-T1.cds;~source:funannotate), with product MAGDMLPTPIKTPSKKAVDDHSAARALFAPPMSTLKRSKKHTGFSLGSFSEDLAPGQPAIQIYTDSRDRIPTMDPTEENPFYANPAMPKTSEKQPTRTSKRRAAKRDPEVEGSLNRDDGIYCVFRGKKIFNQFSEEADNDDEEDLGLLAARPDLMDTDTSDLLTGIQPLTRSSIKPRVLFPTASKDDEPHHEDEATDVEEQAKDDLSTPSPKSPITTPASPGATMRLRSGARFDKTQVDATPTMVSELKKTEKKPSSPFARWQRKKQSPDDGISTTPKKREAGPASSSSGPAPKRTRGVRSA from the exons ATGGCTGGTGATATGCTTCCCACTCCCATCAAAACTCCTTCCAAGAAAGCTGTGGATGATCACTCTGCTGCTCGTGCTCTCTTTGCTCCCCCCATGTCCACCCTCAAGAGATCCAAGAAGCACACGGGTTTCTCCCTCGGGAGTTTCAGTGAGGATCTTGCTCCAGGCCAGCCTGCCATCCAGATCTACACCGACTCTCGTGACCGTATCCCCACGATGGATCCCACTGAGGAGAATCCTTTCTACGCCAATCCTGCTATGCCCAAGACTTCGGAGAAGCAGCCCACCCGCACCTCCAAGAGACGTGCTGCAAAGCGTGACCCCGAAGTTGAAGGTTCGCTCAACCGGGACGATGGAATCTACTGTGTGTT CCGCGGAAAGAAGATTTTCAACCAGTTCAGCGAAGAGGctgacaatgatgatgaggaggaccTGGGTCTGCTGGCTGCTCGTCCTGATCTGATGGACACCGACACCAGCGACCTCCTGACCGGTATCCAGCCTCTCACTCGTTCCTCCATCAAGCCCCGTGTGCTCTTCCCTACTGCCAGcaaggatgatgagcctCACCACGAAGACGAGGCCACGGAtgtcgaggagcaggctaAGGACGACCTGtccactccttctcccaAATCCCCCATAACCACCCCTGCCTCTCCCGGTGCCACCATGCGCCTGCGCTCTGGTGCTCGCTTCGACAAGACGCAGGTGGATGCCACCCCGACCATGGTGTCTGAGctcaagaagaccgagaagaagccgagcagCCCCTTTGCCCGCTGGCAACGCAAGAAGCAGAGCCCTGATGATGGAATCAGCACTACGCCTAAGAAGCGTGAGGCTGGACCAGCATCCAGCTCTAGTGGCCCTGCTCCCAAGCGGACCCGGGGTGTTCGGTCGGCTTAA
- a CDS encoding uncharacterized protein (ID:PFLUO_006850-T1.cds;~source:funannotate) — MNFAPYQQESPEIERALSPPLGDRAKSPNVRSPRASADLPPPSHFAGGNGHTGSGRDVESGHVSLGAFETSLPIRMDIEAALAYLLLPPAGGVFLLLTEHKSDYVRFHAWQSSMLFTVIFILHLILSWSSFLSRALFIIDLVIIGFLSMKAYLGVDTLEHFEVPFFGRLANSFVDDE; from the exons ATGAACTTCGCTCCCTACCAGCAGGAGTCCCCCGAGATCGAGCGGGCTCTGTCCCCTCCCCTCGGCGACCGCGCCAAGTCGCCCAACGTCCGGTCACCGCGCGCATCGGCAGACCTCCCGCCTCCCAGTCACTTCGCCGGCGGAAACGGGCACACGGGGTCCGGGCGCGATGTCGAAAGTGGCCATGTCAGCTTGGGCGCGTTTGAGACTAGTCTCCCTATTCGCATGGATATTGAGGCCGCGCTGGCGTatctgctgctgcctccGGCCGGAGGCGTGTTCTTGCTACTAACGGAGCATAAGAGTGATTATGTGCG ATTTCACGCTTGGCAGTCTAGCATGCTGTTCACCGTCATCTTTATACTTCATCTCATCCTCTCCTGGTCCAGTTTCTTGTCCCGGGCTCTCTTTATCATCGACCTTGTGATCATCGGCTTTCTCAGCATGAAAGCCTATCTAGGTG TCGACACACTCGAACACTTCGAAGTCCCATTCTTCGGCCGTCTGGCCAACTCCTTTGTCGATGATGAATAA
- a CDS encoding uncharacterized protein (ID:PFLUO_006852-T1.cds;~source:funannotate) has translation MKISTILAGILSTALAADPLLMVRTLTGTYTGLRNTHYPNVREFRNIPYAQAPVGKLRFLPPESLPHSDKHHYSTRFPPSCPQFVSSTPSFWNLFTPYLLVENGDQNHTSDLSLQTGAEDCLSIAVWTPYKVSSKAKLPVAFFMTGGGFVTGGIDIAGQLPPSWVSRTQDHIVVTINYRLNIFGYPNAAALDVPNVALLDQRKALEWVHENIASFGGDPDRITMWGQSAGSASTDCHNYAFWDKPIVQGTFSQSGTALLATSSKDYSHSNFTFVAKNLGCDFPKDPTAELECMQQVPMTMIENFIGQYDKKPAISFTPIADNVYIFSDYAARAAAGKISPRPAIFSDCANNDASLAAWPSSNATVGPWQPGITAGTVADWICPTANTSIWRAANNITTYRYQYAGTWPNQTPYKWLGAYHAADLVMNFGTYFYSVSNATRGPSPLEIATSETMQDHILAFMKDPIQGPPAKGWFPYTYGGNVLRFGGDGLAVQNVSGYSIDGPCFGNGTYNSFP, from the coding sequence ATGAAGATTTCAACCATTTTGGCGGGCATCCTGTCCACTGCCCTGGCAGCCGATCCCCTCCTGATGGTGCGCACCTTGACTGGCACCTACACAGGCCTCCGAAACACCCACTATCCAAATGTCCGGGAGTTTCGTAACATCCCATATGCGCAGGCCCCCGTTGGCAAGCTCCGCTTCCTGCCACCGGAGTCGCTACCTCACTCGGATAAACACCATTACTCCACGCGGTTCCCACCTTCATGCCCGCAGTTTGTTTCCAGCACTCCCAGCTTCTGGAACTTATTTACCCCTTACCTGCTAGTGGAAAATGGTGATCAGAACCACACCAGCGACCTGAGTCTGCAGACCGGTGCGGAAGACTGCTTGAGCATTGCCGTCTGGACACCCTATAAAGTCTCCTCTAAAGCCAAACTGCCTGTTGCTTTCTTTATGACTGGAGGCGGATTTGTGACTGGCGGGATCGACATTGCAGGCCAGCTTCCTCCGTCATGGGTGAGTCGCACCCAGGACCATATCGTGGTGACGATCAACTACCGGCTCAATATATTCGGCTACCCCAACGCAGCCGCGTTAGATGTGCCGAATGTGGCTCTGCTGGACCAGCGCAAGGCGCTAGAATGGGTGCACGAGAACATTGCCTCGTTTGGAGGCGATCCCGACAGAATCACGATGTGGGGACAGTCTGCTGGCTCTGCCAGTACCGACTGTCATAACTACGCCTTCTGGGATAAACCAATTGTTCAAGGGACGTTTTCGCAGTCTGGAACGGCGCTACTCGCTACCTCCTCGAAGGATTACAGTCATTCCAACTTTACCTTCGTGGCGAAGAATCTGGGATGTGATTTCCCCAAAGATCCCACCGCAGAACTGGAGTGTATGCAACAAGTCCCGATGACGATGATTGAGAACTTCATCGGACAATATGACAAAAAGCCTGCGATCAGCTTTACGCCCATTGCCGATAATGTCTATATCTTCTCTGATTATGCGGCCCgcgcagctgctggaaagATCTCCCCTCGGCCCGCGATCTTCTCAGATTGCGCCAACAACGACGCCTCCCTGGCAGCCTGGCCATCATCTAATGCCACCGTTGGCCCCTGGCAACCCGGGATTACCGCAGGCACAGTAGCAGACTGGATCTGTCCGACTGCAAACACAAGCATCTGGCGCGCCGCCAACAATATCACCACGTACCGATATCAGTATGCCGGCACCTGGCCCAATCAGACGCCTTACAAGTGGCTGGGTGCCTACCACGCAGCGGACCTGGTCATGAATTTTGGTACATACTTCTACAGTGTGTCCAACGCGACCAGAGGCCCCAGTCCATTGGAAATCGCCACGAGCGAGACCATGCAGGACCATATTCTGGCTTTCATGAAGGACCCCATCCAGGGACCCCCTGCCAAAGGCTGGTTTCCGTATACGTACGGTGGCAATGTACTTCGGTTCGGTGGGGATGGGCTTGCAGTGCAGAACGTGAGTGGGTATTCCATTGATGGGCCGTGTTTTGGAAATGGGACATATAATTCATTTCCGTGA